One stretch of Burkholderia pyrrocinia DNA includes these proteins:
- a CDS encoding DUF2970 domain-containing protein, whose amino-acid sequence MKLLGMIKLVLWSFFGVRNSKAHAADLANVNFTLLPFVAILLALLVGAVIYGVVHLVVDPTVTMQGF is encoded by the coding sequence ATGAAATTGCTCGGCATGATCAAGCTGGTCCTATGGAGTTTCTTCGGCGTACGCAACAGCAAGGCGCACGCAGCCGATCTCGCTAACGTCAACTTCACGCTGCTGCCGTTCGTGGCGATTCTGCTCGCGCTGCTCGTCGGCGCGGTCATCTACGGCGTCGTGCATCTGGTCGTCGATCCGACCGTGACGATGCAGGGGTTCTGA
- a CDS encoding TonB-dependent siderophore receptor: protein MTVNKTTASPARRRRAKIGLGVGLGITLFAAQAAAAQGDAPAPDADAAGNATLPAITVSGERGNGFRVRNASVAGLDDTPLRDTPASVSVVTRAQLDDQQAKRLSDVVRNDASVVNDYAPVGYFEGFAIRGFPVDLASAIRIDGLTVSGEQNVPLENKERVEILKGLAGIDSGVVAPGGVINFVTKRSANVASVTGGVDSRGSTSAAVDLGRRFGPDNQFGFRINAAKENMHSYIDGTNGRRTFGSIAADWDISPRASLQLNAEFQQWIQRSAPGYQLLGGTVVPSVKTTSKALGTQPWAKPVTTDALNLNARFDYQFNDDWKAYIAAGRSRTMIDDNSAFAYGCSYAASCAAGATSPFFFGANGDYDVYDFRSPGEYRRNDDLRAVTTGKFATGPLRHELTLGVSVQRRVVHMADAVYDYVGSENIYGPDVAFPPSPNSPGPSYPRLDAWQYGVFGLDRISIGEHWQVLAGGKEVLLRQRSWSSLDGADTRTDRSVFLPQVALVYKPVNVLSLYASYSKALSLGDQAPVRATNAYAFLPPVESHQIEVGAKYDWLDRLSLTAAVFSISKPFQFADPDASGTTYTFVQRGTQRHQGIELGAAGRATERLSLTASVAAIRARAVDSGSPAYEGHQIINVPALRASLYADYAVPGVAGLNVLGGVEYSAARNANEEGTARVPSWFVFNLGARYTTKIGGHRTVLRVSVDNLFNKFYWRDAGEQQGDAYLFPGAPRTARVSLTYDF, encoded by the coding sequence ATGACGGTGAATAAAACAACAGCGTCGCCCGCACGGCGGCGGCGCGCGAAGATCGGGCTCGGCGTGGGTCTCGGCATCACGCTTTTCGCGGCGCAGGCTGCGGCAGCCCAGGGCGACGCGCCGGCACCGGACGCCGATGCGGCCGGCAACGCGACGCTGCCGGCGATCACGGTGAGCGGCGAGCGCGGCAACGGGTTTCGCGTGCGCAACGCGTCGGTCGCGGGGCTCGACGACACGCCGCTGCGCGACACGCCGGCGTCGGTGAGCGTCGTCACGCGCGCGCAGCTCGACGACCAGCAGGCGAAGCGGCTCAGCGATGTCGTGCGCAACGACGCGTCGGTCGTCAACGACTATGCGCCGGTCGGCTATTTCGAAGGCTTCGCGATCCGCGGTTTTCCGGTCGATCTCGCGAGCGCGATCCGGATCGACGGGCTGACGGTGTCCGGCGAGCAGAACGTGCCGCTCGAGAACAAGGAGCGCGTCGAGATCCTGAAGGGGCTCGCCGGCATCGACAGCGGCGTCGTCGCGCCCGGCGGCGTGATCAACTTCGTGACGAAGCGCTCCGCGAACGTCGCGAGCGTGACGGGCGGCGTCGACAGCCGCGGCTCGACGTCGGCGGCCGTCGATCTCGGCCGCCGCTTCGGCCCCGACAACCAGTTCGGCTTCCGGATCAATGCCGCGAAGGAGAACATGCACTCGTATATCGACGGCACGAACGGGCGGCGCACGTTCGGCTCGATCGCCGCCGACTGGGACATCAGCCCGCGCGCGAGCCTGCAGCTCAACGCCGAATTCCAGCAGTGGATCCAGCGTTCCGCGCCCGGCTACCAACTGCTCGGCGGCACCGTCGTGCCGTCGGTCAAGACGACGTCGAAGGCGCTCGGCACGCAGCCGTGGGCGAAACCGGTGACGACCGACGCGCTGAACCTGAACGCGCGCTTCGACTACCAGTTCAACGACGACTGGAAGGCGTACATTGCCGCGGGCCGCAGCCGCACGATGATCGACGACAACAGCGCGTTCGCGTACGGCTGCTCGTACGCGGCGAGCTGCGCGGCCGGCGCGACGTCGCCGTTCTTCTTCGGCGCGAACGGCGACTACGACGTATACGATTTCCGCAGCCCCGGCGAATACCGGCGCAACGACGATCTGCGCGCGGTCACGACGGGCAAGTTCGCGACGGGGCCGCTGCGGCACGAGCTGACGCTCGGCGTGAGCGTGCAGCGCCGCGTCGTGCACATGGCCGACGCCGTGTATGACTACGTGGGCAGCGAAAATATCTACGGGCCCGACGTGGCGTTCCCGCCGTCGCCGAATTCGCCCGGGCCGTCGTATCCGCGCCTCGACGCGTGGCAGTACGGCGTGTTCGGGCTCGACCGCATCAGCATCGGCGAGCACTGGCAGGTGCTCGCGGGCGGCAAGGAAGTGCTGCTGCGCCAGCGTAGCTGGAGCAGCCTCGACGGCGCGGATACGCGCACCGACCGCTCGGTGTTCCTGCCGCAGGTCGCGCTCGTCTACAAGCCGGTGAACGTGCTGTCGCTGTACGCGTCGTACAGCAAGGCGCTGTCGCTCGGCGACCAGGCGCCCGTGCGCGCGACCAACGCGTATGCGTTCCTGCCGCCCGTCGAATCGCACCAGATCGAGGTCGGCGCGAAATACGACTGGCTCGACCGGCTGAGCCTCACGGCCGCGGTGTTCTCGATCAGCAAGCCGTTCCAGTTCGCCGACCCGGACGCGTCGGGCACGACCTACACGTTCGTGCAGCGCGGCACGCAGCGGCACCAGGGGATCGAGCTCGGTGCGGCCGGGCGTGCGACCGAGCGCCTTTCGCTGACGGCCAGCGTCGCGGCGATTCGTGCCCGCGCGGTCGATTCGGGTTCGCCGGCGTACGAAGGACACCAGATCATCAACGTGCCCGCGCTGCGCGCGTCGCTGTATGCGGACTATGCGGTGCCGGGCGTCGCGGGCCTGAACGTGCTCGGCGGCGTCGAGTACAGCGCGGCCCGCAACGCGAACGAGGAAGGCACCGCGCGCGTGCCGTCGTGGTTCGTGTTCAATCTCGGCGCACGCTATACGACGAAGATCGGCGGTCATCGCACGGTGCTGCGCGTATCGGTGGACAATCTGTTCAACAAGTTCTACTGGCGCGACGCGGGCGAGCAGCAGGGCGATGCGTACCTGTTCCCGGGTGCGCCGCGCACCGCGCGCGTGTCGTTGACCTATGATTTCTGA
- the pnuC gene encoding nicotinamide riboside transporter PnuC, producing the protein MSPLEIAGVIVSALAIWLTAKRRMLCWPVGLASVALYGWIFFDAKLYSDMLLQGAFAVLQVYGWQRWLAQRASEADGGAAPAGDVAPVTGVRPRQMLPDLIAAVVGSALLGGMMARWTDAALPFVDASLTAFSLVAQYWTARRYIASWGLWIVVNVVYVGMFVFKELYLTAGLYALFIGLAVIGWRDWSRTAATLRAAAGGALASGSGVR; encoded by the coding sequence ATGTCCCCACTCGAAATCGCCGGCGTGATCGTCAGCGCGCTCGCGATCTGGCTGACCGCGAAGCGGCGCATGCTGTGCTGGCCGGTCGGGCTCGCGTCGGTCGCGCTGTACGGATGGATTTTCTTCGACGCGAAGCTGTACTCGGACATGCTGCTGCAGGGCGCGTTCGCGGTGCTGCAGGTGTACGGCTGGCAGCGCTGGCTCGCGCAGCGCGCGAGCGAAGCCGACGGCGGCGCGGCGCCGGCCGGCGACGTGGCGCCCGTCACGGGCGTGCGGCCGCGGCAGATGCTGCCCGACCTGATCGCGGCCGTCGTCGGCAGCGCGCTGCTCGGCGGCATGATGGCGCGCTGGACCGATGCGGCGCTGCCGTTCGTCGATGCGTCGCTGACCGCGTTCAGCCTCGTCGCGCAATACTGGACCGCGCGGCGCTACATCGCGTCGTGGGGGCTGTGGATCGTCGTGAACGTCGTGTACGTCGGTATGTTCGTGTTCAAGGAGCTTTATCTGACGGCCGGACTCTATGCGCTGTTCATCGGGCTCGCCGTCATCGGCTGGCGCGACTGGAGCCGGACGGCCGCGACGCTGCGCGCGGCGGCCGGCGGCGCGCTCGCGTCGGGCAGCGGCGTGCGCTGA
- a CDS encoding phosphotransferase enzyme family protein, translating to MSFPLEPDGPVSRDVAPPQFGVDGEQAERDWPLMTHDEVAAVLARIDGAGEPARLTWHSPRQFAAAVLVRMADGRGLFVKRHHVSLRDVEGLEEEHRFIAHLRERGMPVVDVLAGRDGATAFASGEWTYEVHVLAPGVDPYRGVMSWQPFTHPSHAYAAGRALAELHRASAGYDAPARPVRTLLSSFRVLSSADLAGALERWVESQPLLVRALGARDWRGDVADAIGPYHARLVPLLTALPPLWTHGDWHASNLLWTDAGPGAQVRTVLDFGLSDRTCAVMDLALAIERNTVDWMAPADARRIEYEQIDALLDGYESLEPLGDDAYAALVALLPIVHTEFALSEVAYFGCIIDAPAIVDIAYDGYLIGHARWFGERDGRQLLDWLVQRRR from the coding sequence ATGTCATTCCCACTCGAGCCGGACGGGCCAGTATCGCGCGACGTCGCGCCGCCGCAATTCGGCGTCGACGGCGAGCAGGCCGAACGCGACTGGCCGCTGATGACGCACGACGAGGTCGCGGCGGTGCTCGCGCGGATCGACGGTGCCGGCGAGCCGGCCCGGCTGACGTGGCACAGCCCGCGGCAGTTCGCGGCGGCCGTGCTGGTGCGGATGGCGGACGGGCGCGGGTTGTTCGTCAAGCGTCATCACGTGAGCCTGCGCGATGTCGAGGGGCTCGAGGAAGAGCATCGTTTCATCGCGCATCTGCGCGAACGCGGCATGCCCGTGGTCGACGTGCTCGCCGGTCGCGACGGCGCGACCGCGTTCGCCTCCGGCGAATGGACGTACGAGGTGCATGTGCTCGCGCCCGGCGTCGACCCGTATCGCGGCGTGATGTCGTGGCAGCCGTTCACGCATCCGTCGCATGCGTATGCGGCCGGCCGCGCGCTGGCCGAGCTGCATCGCGCGTCGGCCGGCTACGATGCGCCCGCGCGACCCGTGCGCACGCTGCTGTCGAGTTTCCGTGTGCTGTCGTCCGCCGATCTGGCGGGGGCGCTCGAACGCTGGGTCGAATCGCAGCCGCTGCTCGTGCGTGCGCTCGGCGCGCGCGACTGGCGCGGCGACGTTGCCGACGCGATCGGCCCGTATCACGCGCGCCTCGTGCCGCTGCTGACCGCGTTGCCGCCGCTGTGGACGCATGGCGACTGGCATGCGTCGAACCTGCTGTGGACCGATGCGGGGCCCGGCGCGCAGGTGCGGACCGTGCTCGATTTCGGATTGTCGGATCGCACCTGCGCGGTGATGGACCTCGCGCTCGCGATCGAGCGCAATACGGTCGACTGGATGGCGCCAGCCGACGCGCGGCGCATCGAATACGAACAGATCGACGCGCTGCTCGACGGCTACGAATCGCTCGAACCGCTGGGCGACGACGCGTATGCGGCGCTGGTCGCGCTGCTGCCGATCGTGCATACGGAGTTCGCGCTGTCGGAAGTCGCGTATTTCGGTTGCATCATCGATGCGCCGGCCATCGTCGATATCGCGTACGACGGGTACCTGATCGGGCATGCGCGCTGGTTTGGTGAACGCGACGGGCGGCAATTGCTCGACTGGCTCGTGCAGCGGCGGCGGTGA